A DNA window from Ficedula albicollis isolate OC2 chromosome 28, FicAlb1.5, whole genome shotgun sequence contains the following coding sequences:
- the EBI3 gene encoding interleukin-27 subunit beta has protein sequence MRWLWVVALVAPACTVPYNGTGSTGDGDKGDRGPCTPQHGPLGTEVLLPCPGGAAEWRRGGTVLGTSPAPGLVLPNASLAHEGHYSCHHPVTGETWATICLRLGYPPSPPSIECRATSYPQAVNCSWQLSPDPLLDTDFVATYRHGTDSGECSLTGPWSCSFGDLQVFSLTPYELNVTARNALGAATRTLLFLLENIVKPDPPEALQVSPIPGEPQKLLVEWSPPSSWPFPEYFPLQYRIRYSWDNNSVPTTVGPYELTSHTLTDLQPGSLHHIQVAAKDLADCGEFSAWSPPASGTPWLGL, from the exons ATGAGGTGGCTTTGGGTGGTGGCTTTGGTGGCACCCGCCTGCACTGTCCCCTACAAcggcactgggagcactggggatggggacaagggGGACAGAG GTCCCTGCACCCCTCAGCACGGCCCCCTGGGCACCGAGGTGCTGCTGCCGTGCCCGGGGGGTGCGGCTGAGTGGCGCCGGGGTGGCACCGTCCTGGGCACgtccccagccccggggctggTCCTGCCCAACGCCAGCCTGGCCCACGAGGGCCACTACAGCTGCCACCACCCTGTCACCGGCGAGACCTGGGCCACCATCTGCCTGCGGCTGGGCT ACCCGCCCTCACCACCATCCATCGAGTGCCGGGCCACCAGCTACCCCCAGGCTGTGaactgctcctggcagctgagccCTGACCCCCTGCTGGACACCGACTTCGTGGCTACCTACAG gcacGGCACAGACTCAGGTGAGTGCAGCCTCACGggcccctggagctgctccttcgGGGACCTGCAGGTGTTTTCCCTGACTCCCTACGAGCTCAACGTGACAGCCCGGAAcgccctgggagctgccaccagaaccctgctcttcctcctggaGAACATTG TAAAGCCAGACCCTCCCGAGGCCCTGCAGGTCTCCCCCATCCCGGGGGAGCCCCAGAAGCTGCTGGTGGAGTGGAGCCCTCCCTCATCCTGGCCATTCCCGGAGTATTTCCCGCTCCAGTACCGCATCCGCTATTCCTGGGACAACAACTCCGTCCCCACCACG gtgggcCCGTACGAGCTGACATCCCACACCCTGACCGACCTGCAGCCCGGCAGCCTCCACCACATCCAGGTGGCCGCCAAGGACCTGGCGGATTGCGGGGAATTCAGCGCCTGGAGCCCGCCGGCCTCGGGGACACcgtggctggggctgtga